The Streptomyces rubrogriseus genomic sequence GGTTGGTGCCGGATCCGGAGACCAGCACGACGAGGCGCTTGGCTCGCCGGTCCGCGGGCTTGGCGGCCACGGTGGGGGCCTTTCTCGGGAAAGCGAATCTGTTTGTACGGTCGTACGAATGCTTCGTGCCCCGGGATACGGGGAAGTCTACGAAGCGGCCGACCGTCAGCAACGATACCGGCACACCGGACGGCCCCCTCGGGACGGGGGCGTGGCCGGAAGGTAGCGTCTGCGTGGAGCCGGAGCGGGAACGCGGCCTGTGCGTCGGGCGTTCACCAGACGTACCGACCCGTTCGCCCGTTCCACCAGCTCGCCCGTTCCACCAGCCGCCCGTTCATCGTCGCCAAGGGGAAGACGCTCAGTTGATGCCGGACCGCAGCCTGCGACTGCTCACGCTCCCCCAGCAGTCGGCGCAGCCAGGGGAGCGCAGCACCGTGTTGCTGCGGGAGCGCCCCTCGTCACCGCCCGACACGCCCTCGGACCGGAGGAACGGCGGCGAGCGGGACGGCTCCACCGACCAGGACAATCCGTTCGCACCGCCCCCGGAGGGCACGCCGGACAGCCCGTGGCAGCCGCGGCACCCGTCGGGCGACGGCGACTCCCAGGGCGCTTCCGGCTCCCAGGGCGAAGGCGGCCGTTCCCCGTGGGGCGGTCGGTGGAGCGACCGGCAGCCCGGCCGGTCCCCCGGCGGCTTCGGCGAGCGGCCCAGCGGCAGCGGCGGCCCCGAGGGTCGGGCGGCGGCCAGGGCCCGCGCTGGGACCCGACGGACCCCGCCCAGCGGCGTGCCCGCTACGCCCTGCTGAGCGGCATGTGGGCGCTGTTCTTCGCCCTCTTCACCTGGCCGTACGTGGCCCTGCTGCTCGGCGCCCTGGCCCTGTACTGGGGCATCAGCGCGCTGCGCGCCAAGCCGCGGTCCGCCGCCGACCCGGACACTCCCGCCCCGCCCGCCGAGCAGACCGGCCGCCCGCAGCGCACCGCCGCGATCAGCGGCCTGGTCACGTCGTCCCTGGCCATCCTCCTGGTCGCCGCGTCCTTCGGCGCCCAGCTGATCTACAGCGACTACTACACCTGCCGCGAGGACGCCCTGACCAACGCGGCGGAACAGTCCTGCGAGCGCCACCTGCCGGAGCAGCTCCGCCCGCTGCTGGGCTCGGAGGACTGAGCTCGCTTTTCAGCGCCGGACGCGCCTTCCAGCCCGTCCGGCGATTGAGGACAAGGCCCGTTCAGGGCCGTAAGCGGGGGTCTGGGGGCGGCAGCCCCGGGGTCGGGAACGGGAAGGGGCGGCGGGGGCGAAAAGGCCCCACCGGCACCGACGTCACTCCCCACCGCGAGGCGACGACTCCCCGGGCCCGTCGGCCGGCAACAGATCGTACGCACCCCCACCGTCGCCGTCGTACAACCCGAACGGCACCGCGCCCGGATCCTCCCCAACCCCCGCCCCCGCCTCGACGCCCTCAGCCCCCGCCTCCACCACCGCCCCCAGCCGGCACCGGCACCCGCACCCGCACCCACCAGCGCCGACGCCCCCTCCGTCGGCCGCCTCCCCGGCCCCGGCCGTCTCCTCGACCCCGGCCGCTGCCCCGACCCCGGACGCCTCCACCCCCGCCTCCCGCACGGCAGCACTCCGCCCCCGCCACGCCCGCGCCGCCACGGCCACCGGCACCGCCACCACCCCGATCCACGCCAGCGTCGCGCCCCCGGCCTGCCACCAGACAGGCCCGAACCGGGCGAGCGCGGCGCTGCCCAGCGGCCCGCCGGCGAACGCGGCCAGCAGGGCGACGAGGACCGCGCACAGAACGGCGGCCACCACGGCGGCGGCTGCGGTCCGCCGCCACGACCACACCCCGGCGGCCGGGCCCGCTCCGCGCTCCTTCGGCTCGCCCGCCGTGGCCGCCCGCGCCGTGAACCACCCCACCACCGCCCCCGCCAGCAACGGCACCGCCCCGGCCGCCCAGTGCAGCGGCGTACCGGGCCCCGCGTCCGGCACCGCCGCCAGCAGCGGGAACGGCGGCAGCAGCGGCGCGGGAGCGGAGGCGGTGGGGGCCACGACATGCCCCGACCCGAGTACGAAGCCGGGGCCGAGGGCGTAGACCGCCGCCCACACCGCCGCGTTCGGGACCAGCGTCAGACAGAGCAGCAGTACGGCGAGCCTCCCCGACCAGCCCTCGGTCAGCCGCAGGAACGCCTCACCCGCGGCGTGCGAGTGCCACACCAGCGACACGGCGAGCAGCAGCGCGCCGCCCCCGACGAGCACCGCCGCACCGGCGCCCGCGGCGCGCGTCGCGGCGCCCAGGCGCGCGTCCGGCTCGACCATCAGCTCCCGCAGCTTCCGGGGCAGCACGCGCAACGCCCGTCCCACCGGCCCGCCCGGCCGGCCGAACGCCGTCCACACCCCGGCGCCCGCGGCTCCCATGGCGACCAGCGGCAGACACACCGCCGCCCACCACGCCGAGGGCCGCAGCGCGCCGCCCTGCGCGTACAGGACGACGGGCGCGGCGACGGCGAGGTAGCCGAGCACGACCCCCGTCCAGGCCACGCGCGCGGAGACGGGCGGCGGCCCGGTGTCGGGGGCGCTCGCCATCCACGCCGGGCGCGCCCCGGGCCCCGCCTTCGGAGCCGCTCCGACGGCCACGCCCACGCCGTCCCCGGGGTCCGTGGCGTCCCGGGCGGCGCGGTGCAGCAGCCACACCGGCAGGAGGAGGAACAGCAACGGGGTGACGCCGACGGGCGCGGGGGTGCCGGAGAGCGTGTCGGCGCGCACCAGTTCGGCCCCGTGCGCCAGCACCCACAGCGCCGCGGCGACGTGGAGGGCGCCGCCGGGCCCGCTGTCCGGGTACGGCGAACTGATCCAGAGCAGCGTCACGAGCGCGGCGCACGCCGCCAGACCCAGCACGGCGGCGACCACACCGCCCAGCAGGCCGGCGGCCAGCCCGGGCGACCGGTCCCGCCACCGGGTGCGCAGCAGGGAGAGCGGGGCTGGACGAGCGGTGGTCTGGATCACGCCCGCCATGCTCCCAACGACACGCGCTTTCCGGGCGTAACGAGCCAAGCTCCGTTGTGTCGCTCAATATATGTTTATGTACTTTTTCGTACGAAGGGGTGTCCTGTGACGCGCGGCCCCGCAACTCCCCTCCCCCCTCCCAAGGAACGCCGACGTCTGCGTGAGTCCGCCGCACTGACACAGCCTCAGCTTGCGACACGGGTGGGCGTCGCCCCGGGGACGGTCCGTGCGTGGGAGAGCGGCCGCACGACTCCGCGAGGCCGGAAACGGGAGGCGTACGCGAAGTTGCTGAAGACGCTGGCCGAGGAAGCGGCGGTACAGGCACCGGAGCCGGAGCCTGAGCCGGAGCCGAAACCTGAACCGGAGTCGGAGCCCCAGCCCCAGTCTCAGCCGGAGCCGGAGCCGGAGCCGCAACCCCAGCCGCAGCCCGTCGCGGCGCCCGGGCCCGCGGCGCTGACCCCCGCTCAGGCCTTCGACGCGCTGTACGCCTTCGGCGCCCCCGCCCTCGTACGGCAGACGTTCCTGCTGACCGGCAGGCGCGAGCAGGCGCGCGAGTCGGTGGAGCGGGCCTTCCAGACGGCCTGGGAGCACTGGCCCGAGGTGGCCCGCGACCGGGACCCGGTGGGCTGGGTGCGGGCGACGGCGTACGAGTACGCGCTGTCGCCCTGGCAGCGGTTCCGGCCGCGGCACCGGCACCCGGAGCCGCCGCCCGCCGACCCCGGCGACCGCACGCTGCTCAACACCCTGCTCAGACTCCCGGCGAGGCACCGCCGCACGCTCGTGCTGTACGACGGTGTGGGCCTGGACCTGCCCGAGACGGCGGCGGAGACGGAGGCGAGCACCCCCGCGGCGGCGAACCGGCTGCTGCACGCCCGCCAGGCCGTCGCCGCCCGGCTGCCCGCGCTGGCCGACCCGCAGGTGCTGCACCGGAGGCTGGCCGAGCTGGCGTCGAACGAGCGACTGCGGGCGGCCGAGCCGCCGGCCGTACGCAGGGGCGGCGAACGCCGGGCGCGGTTGCGGACCCGGGCCGCGATCGCGTTCACGGTCGCCCTCATCGGGACCACGGCCCTGACCGTGCGCACGGCGCCCACGCACTACGAACCGCCCGTGTCACCCGGGCAGGCGGTGCGCGGTGTGCCGCACCGGGTGGCACCGGGAGCGCTGTCGGACGAGGAGCTGGAGCTGCGGCAGAAGCTGCGGGACCAGGTGCAGGACGGCCCGGAACGGCTGCTGCCGAGGCCCGAGTGAGGGAGTCCGACCGCCGGGCCGGCGCCCGGAACGCCGAGTGGCCCGCCCCCGGGAACAGGGGACGGGCCACTCGGCGTGCGACGGGCGCCGGGCCTTCGGTGCGAGGCGGTGTCAGCCGGCCAGGATGGCGCGTGCGAGCTTCGCCGTCTCGGTCGGCGTCTTGCCGACCTTGACGCCGGCGGCCTCCAGGGCCTCCTTCTTCGCCTGGGCGGTGCCGGACGAACCGGAGACGATGGCACCGGCGTGGCCCATGGTCTTGCCCTCGGGCGCGGTGAAGCCCGCGACGTAGCCGACGACCGGCTTGGTCACGTTCTTCGAGATGTACTCGGCCGCACGCTCCTCGGCGTCGCCGCCGATCTCGCCGATCATGACGATCAGGTCGGTCTCGGGGTCGGCCTCGAACGCGGCGAGCGCGTCGATGTGCGTGGTGCCGATGATCGGGTCGCCACCGATGCCGACGGCGGTCGAGAAGCCGATGTCACGCAGCTCGTACATCATCTGGTACGTCAGCGTGCCGGACTTCGAGACCAGGCCGATGCGGCCCGGCTTGGTGATGTCGCCCGGGATGATGCCGACGTTGGACTGGCCCGGGGTGATGATGCCGGGGCAGTTCGGGCCGATGATCCGGGTCTTGTTGCCCTTCTTGCCGGCGTATGACCAGAAGGCGGCCGAGTCGTGCACGGCGATGCCCTCGGTGATGACGACGGCCAGCGGGATCTCGGCGTCGATGGCCTCGACGACGGCGTCCTTGGTGAACTTCTCCGGCACGAAGATGACGGAGACGTTGGCGCCGGTCTTCTCGATGGCCTCCTTGACGGTGCCGAAGACCGGTACCTCGTTGCCGTCGAAGTCCACGGAGGTGCCCGCCTTGCGCGGGTTCACGCCGCCCACGACCTCGGTGCCGTCACCCAGCATG encodes the following:
- a CDS encoding helix-turn-helix domain-containing protein, coding for MTRGPATPLPPPKERRRLRESAALTQPQLATRVGVAPGTVRAWESGRTTPRGRKREAYAKLLKTLAEEAAVQAPEPEPEPEPKPEPESEPQPQSQPEPEPEPQPQPQPVAAPGPAALTPAQAFDALYAFGAPALVRQTFLLTGRREQARESVERAFQTAWEHWPEVARDRDPVGWVRATAYEYALSPWQRFRPRHRHPEPPPADPGDRTLLNTLLRLPARHRRTLVLYDGVGLDLPETAAETEASTPAAANRLLHARQAVAARLPALADPQVLHRRLAELASNERLRAAEPPAVRRGGERRARLRTRAAIAFTVALIGTTALTVRTAPTHYEPPVSPGQAVRGVPHRVAPGALSDEELELRQKLRDQVQDGPERLLPRPE
- a CDS encoding cell division protein PerM codes for the protein MAGVIQTTARPAPLSLLRTRWRDRSPGLAAGLLGGVVAAVLGLAACAALVTLLWISSPYPDSGPGGALHVAAALWVLAHGAELVRADTLSGTPAPVGVTPLLFLLLPVWLLHRAARDATDPGDGVGVAVGAAPKAGPGARPAWMASAPDTGPPPVSARVAWTGVVLGYLAVAAPVVLYAQGGALRPSAWWAAVCLPLVAMGAAGAGVWTAFGRPGGPVGRALRVLPRKLRELMVEPDARLGAATRAAGAGAAVLVGGGALLLAVSLVWHSHAAGEAFLRLTEGWSGRLAVLLLCLTLVPNAAVWAAVYALGPGFVLGSGHVVAPTASAPAPLLPPFPLLAAVPDAGPGTPLHWAAGAVPLLAGAVVGWFTARAATAGEPKERGAGPAAGVWSWRRTAAAAVVAAVLCAVLVALLAAFAGGPLGSAALARFGPVWWQAGGATLAWIGVVAVPVAVAARAWRGRSAAVREAGVEASGVGAAAGVEETAGAGEAADGGGVGAGGCGCGCRCRLGAVVEAGAEGVEAGAGVGEDPGAVPFGLYDGDGGGAYDLLPADGPGESSPRGGE
- the sucD gene encoding succinate--CoA ligase subunit alpha — translated: MAIWLNKDSKVIVQGMTGATGMKHTKLMLGDGTEVVGGVNPRKAGTSVDFDGNEVPVFGTVKEAIEKTGANVSVIFVPEKFTKDAVVEAIDAEIPLAVVITEGIAVHDSAAFWSYAGKKGNKTRIIGPNCPGIITPGQSNVGIIPGDITKPGRIGLVSKSGTLTYQMMYELRDIGFSTAVGIGGDPIIGTTHIDALAAFEADPETDLIVMIGEIGGDAEERAAEYISKNVTKPVVGYVAGFTAPEGKTMGHAGAIVSGSSGTAQAKKEALEAAGVKVGKTPTETAKLARAILAG